A single window of Granulicella mallensis MP5ACTX8 DNA harbors:
- a CDS encoding TetR/AcrR family transcriptional regulator, translating to MSKGTETRNRIIVKAAPLFNRKGFDGCSMQDIVEAVGLEKGSLYGHFPNKEALAIAAFEYAWKETSSARLARMDTVANAIEKLKLHVDHLVSLPQFSGGCPLINTIVDSDDGNPALKKVARNALKQWRLYLQNTVAEGQARKEIRAGVEPEDVAALLISLFEGAMVLDRFDKKSGFLERAGKHMNAYLDTLTYGKA from the coding sequence ATGAGCAAAGGAACAGAAACGCGGAACCGGATTATCGTGAAAGCGGCACCCCTTTTTAATCGAAAAGGCTTCGATGGCTGCTCCATGCAGGATATCGTCGAGGCGGTCGGTCTGGAAAAAGGTAGCCTGTACGGCCATTTCCCCAATAAAGAGGCCCTCGCCATTGCCGCCTTCGAATATGCCTGGAAGGAGACAAGCAGTGCCCGGCTCGCCAGGATGGATACCGTCGCGAATGCGATTGAAAAGCTGAAACTACACGTCGATCATCTGGTATCGCTCCCCCAGTTTTCAGGCGGCTGTCCTTTGATTAACACCATTGTCGACAGCGATGACGGTAATCCGGCGCTCAAGAAGGTAGCGCGGAATGCTCTCAAGCAATGGCGTCTATACCTTCAGAACACTGTGGCGGAAGGACAGGCCCGTAAGGAGATCCGGGCAGGCGTCGAACCGGAAGACGTGGCAGCCCTCTTGATATCGCTCTTTGAAGGAGCCATGGTCCTGGACCGGTTCGATAAGAAGTCGGGTTTCCTCGAAAGAGCTGGAAAACATATGAACGCGTATCTAGATACCCTGACCTACGGAAAAGCCTAG
- a CDS encoding helix-turn-helix domain-containing protein, with product MDHSINIPTVWNGLAEAMYLKDSPTANVRLSELAAFSFGRLQSSEGLAEIAQPLVGEHGYIVVLQLKTIPFIEQFLGGKRVSSGSYPVGAVSAIDLQNEPACFLPNPFDALVLYVMQAALDEIAYDHQLPRVEQLTWPHGTVDPVVHHLGQSLLSSLDHPTHTSKIFLDHVLHALNCHFVCSYNTAAKSIPPLRGGLAPWQMRRATELLDTHIDGNIALREVAEACDLSLGHFARAFAKSFRKPPYRWLIERRVERAKHFMIHSQLSLANIATLCGFADQSALTRSFKRIQGMSPGIWRRRTTGDSRESYNSNNGDHFYM from the coding sequence ATGGATCACTCCATCAACATCCCAACCGTCTGGAATGGACTTGCCGAAGCCATGTATTTGAAGGATTCGCCGACGGCGAACGTCAGGCTATCCGAACTTGCCGCATTCTCATTTGGCAGATTGCAAAGCAGCGAAGGTCTCGCGGAAATTGCGCAACCGCTCGTTGGGGAGCACGGCTACATTGTTGTGCTGCAACTCAAGACGATACCTTTCATCGAACAATTCCTGGGCGGAAAGAGAGTGTCGAGTGGCTCTTATCCCGTTGGAGCGGTCAGTGCCATCGACCTGCAAAATGAACCTGCGTGCTTTCTCCCCAATCCCTTCGACGCGTTAGTGCTGTATGTCATGCAAGCGGCTCTGGATGAGATTGCCTATGACCATCAACTCCCCCGGGTGGAGCAGTTGACCTGGCCCCACGGAACAGTTGATCCCGTTGTCCACCATCTCGGGCAATCTCTCCTCTCTTCGCTCGATCACCCCACTCACACTTCGAAGATCTTTTTAGACCATGTTCTGCACGCCTTGAACTGCCATTTTGTATGTTCTTACAACACTGCTGCAAAATCGATCCCACCCCTTCGGGGTGGACTCGCGCCCTGGCAGATGCGAAGAGCCACCGAGTTGCTGGACACTCATATCGATGGGAACATTGCCCTTCGAGAGGTTGCGGAGGCCTGCGACTTATCCTTAGGCCATTTCGCACGAGCCTTCGCAAAGAGCTTTCGCAAGCCGCCTTATAGGTGGTTGATCGAACGGCGTGTAGAGAGGGCAAAGCATTTTATGATCCACTCGCAACTGTCACTAGCCAACATCGCTACTCTGTGTGGATTTGCGGATCAATCTGCGCTCACCCGCTCCTTCAAACGAATACAAGGGATGAGTCCGGGGATATGGCGAAGGAGAACCACTGGCGATAGCAGAGAGTCATACAATTCAAACAATGGCGATCACTTCTATATGTAA
- a CDS encoding SDR family oxidoreductase produces the protein MPSDKKVALVTGATRGIGLETARQLGQKGIAVIVGGRTAQAAQEAADKLVAENIEAYPVGLDITKDTDRKAAASFVAEKFGKLDILVNNAGVGGEGGLLNAHTIETTEEELQSVFNANLFSVVAITREFLPLLKKSPAGRIVNLGSIVGSLTLQSMPGSPISPFKAFAYNASKTALNQFTVHLAAELKSTNIKVNSAHPGWVKTELGTQHAQMEIVDGAKTSVELALIGEDGPNGKFIHLGKELPW, from the coding sequence ATGCCTAGCGATAAGAAAGTAGCACTCGTTACTGGAGCAACTCGTGGAATTGGCCTTGAAACGGCACGCCAGTTAGGGCAGAAGGGGATTGCGGTCATTGTCGGCGGCAGGACGGCGCAGGCTGCGCAGGAGGCCGCGGATAAACTGGTGGCGGAGAACATCGAAGCCTATCCCGTAGGCCTGGATATCACCAAGGATACGGACCGAAAGGCGGCTGCCAGCTTTGTGGCCGAGAAGTTCGGCAAACTCGACATCCTTGTTAACAACGCCGGCGTTGGAGGTGAGGGGGGCCTGCTGAATGCCCATACCATCGAGACGACAGAAGAAGAGCTGCAGTCGGTCTTCAATGCAAACCTCTTCTCCGTTGTCGCCATCACGCGCGAGTTCCTTCCTCTACTGAAGAAGAGCCCTGCAGGCCGAATCGTAAATCTGGGGAGCATCGTGGGCTCTCTTACGCTGCAATCGATGCCGGGAAGCCCTATTTCGCCATTCAAGGCCTTCGCCTATAACGCATCGAAGACTGCGCTGAATCAATTCACGGTTCACCTGGCTGCCGAGCTGAAGTCCACCAACATCAAGGTGAATTCAGCTCATCCGGGATGGGTGAAGACCGAATTGGGCACGCAGCACGCCCAGATGGAGATCGTGGATGGAGCCAAGACCAGCGTCGAACTTGCCTTGATCGGTGAGGACGGCCCCAACGGAAAGTTCATTCACCTCGGGAAAGAACTGCCCTGGTAA
- a CDS encoding carboxypeptidase regulatory-like domain-containing protein, with product MRFCKSALLFISSLVVIGGTTTVQAQVDQGSVTGIVRDADKAVIPGATVTLINKDNNLTLTRESDRSGAYNFVPVKIGNYKLTVAAPGFNSQVQDNIHVDVSQTVGLNITLKPGAVSDTVTVNAETNLQTEEASTGQVFSAAVLNDLPLDGRNYVFAAQLTTGVAAPNQGFTQVAGAGDFTSNGNRVSQNNFVLDGVDNNSNMQDFLNGATYAVRPPPDALAEFKVESSDYSAELGRGTGAAINASIKSGSNTIHGSLWEYYSSDRMNAQDYFTAPNSKTAYHLNEFGATLGGPIWKDKIFVFADAEGTRISSYNPPQANYTVPTALERTGDFSELLDPNNTNGVGAVDLFLPGGNATTSIGGTMPTPGSTPRYLTCNGAQNVICPAQLDAAALKVLSLYPLPNQGGAHQTFKNYTVPATAIGSNTTQYDVRLDYNFSSKDQMFGRYSYSNSPKNIAPPLGQLDGGGFGSTGQESNYSKSGVFSETHFFSSTLSNEFRVGYNWLFAAYLGPDAANTNFASSLGLGGIPTGIANLGGLPQTNFGDSHSGNDAASQIGTAGYLPSSELQNVLQIIDNVNKQLGRHTLKTGINFQHIRFYGLQPPNGLGYQNFTGAYTENPADLNAHYTGSGLADYLLDDMNNSGLSTVAPFTDLRWYYSAFVQDDWKVTPKFTLNLGIRWEYTQPIRELHNEQANFVGNYAGMNQGTGTLLVPSSQQSFPFSPTLINTLAANNIAIQYTSNDYLVNPRRYNFAPRIGLSYLLDPKTVLRAGGGIFYGGLENIGLGVNLAYNAPFFVNASFIPSPNQCYNLNGAVTCPTNGQTLETGFGNAASSPAALANASGIGTIYSQDQNAKSAYTTAYNLTLQHSFTDTLTFTIGYQGNESKHLRATFDANTYPGYVPAGANSQLYQPFHDFSVVDVTSEGIGRYDSMQAKLEKHAGHGLYFLAGYTWAHCLDDAFGPIGQSAAGGYRNPNLLGIRYDYGDCTQDVHNRVTLNGQYDLPFGRGKQFLNQSRLADEVVGGWKTSLIFQAQSGNPVFLTSSNQGSSYPYKIADPFTPGAPYGYSPTAAGSSASPQQAQFQCASKTRTLQQWFNPCSYVNPPEVVSSGATSATNTINAAQAGLIPSGPRGRVGLFGPGFNRVDVSLFKTFALPFHNAAFQLRADGFNVLNTPSFGNPGTGLSGGSSQQITNTRFSGIITDARSIQVAGRLTF from the coding sequence ATGCGCTTTTGTAAATCAGCACTCCTCTTTATTTCGTCTCTCGTGGTAATTGGGGGCACGACAACTGTTCAAGCGCAGGTCGATCAGGGGTCTGTCACCGGAATCGTCCGCGATGCGGACAAGGCGGTAATTCCTGGAGCGACCGTCACACTCATCAACAAGGACAACAACCTGACGCTGACTCGCGAGTCCGACAGGTCAGGTGCCTACAACTTCGTTCCGGTCAAGATCGGCAACTATAAGCTCACAGTCGCCGCTCCGGGGTTCAACTCCCAGGTGCAGGACAACATCCATGTCGATGTGAGCCAGACGGTCGGCCTGAACATTACGCTCAAACCGGGCGCAGTCAGTGACACCGTCACGGTGAACGCGGAAACCAACCTGCAGACGGAAGAAGCATCGACCGGCCAGGTATTCTCCGCTGCTGTGCTCAACGACTTGCCGCTCGATGGACGCAACTATGTGTTCGCTGCGCAGCTCACCACCGGTGTTGCCGCTCCCAACCAGGGCTTCACGCAGGTTGCCGGTGCAGGCGACTTCACCTCCAACGGTAATCGCGTTTCGCAGAACAACTTCGTTCTTGACGGCGTGGATAACAACTCCAACATGCAGGACTTTCTGAACGGCGCTACTTACGCCGTACGTCCCCCGCCCGACGCTCTCGCTGAGTTCAAGGTCGAGAGCAGTGACTATAGCGCCGAACTGGGTCGCGGCACAGGCGCTGCCATCAATGCTTCCATCAAGAGCGGATCGAACACCATCCACGGCAGCCTCTGGGAGTACTACAGCAGCGATCGCATGAACGCGCAGGATTACTTTACGGCTCCCAATTCCAAGACGGCGTATCATCTGAACGAGTTTGGCGCGACCCTCGGCGGACCGATCTGGAAGGACAAGATCTTCGTCTTTGCCGATGCGGAAGGGACTCGCATCTCGAGCTATAACCCTCCTCAGGCGAACTATACGGTGCCTACAGCCCTTGAACGCACTGGCGATTTTAGCGAACTGCTGGATCCCAATAACACCAATGGCGTTGGAGCGGTCGACCTGTTTCTTCCGGGCGGCAATGCTACAACGTCCATCGGCGGCACTATGCCGACTCCCGGCTCCACTCCGCGGTATCTGACCTGCAACGGAGCGCAGAACGTCATTTGCCCCGCACAGTTGGATGCTGCGGCGCTGAAGGTTCTAAGCCTGTATCCGTTGCCCAACCAGGGCGGAGCGCACCAGACGTTCAAAAACTACACGGTACCGGCCACTGCGATCGGTAGCAACACGACACAATACGATGTTCGACTGGACTACAACTTTTCGTCCAAGGATCAGATGTTCGGACGCTACAGCTATTCCAACAGTCCCAAGAACATTGCACCGCCTCTTGGCCAGCTTGATGGAGGTGGCTTCGGCAGCACCGGTCAGGAATCGAACTATTCCAAGAGTGGCGTGTTCTCCGAGACCCATTTCTTCAGCTCCACTTTGTCCAACGAATTTCGAGTAGGTTACAACTGGTTGTTTGCTGCCTACCTGGGACCGGATGCAGCCAATACCAACTTCGCCTCATCGCTTGGCCTCGGTGGTATTCCGACCGGGATCGCAAATCTGGGCGGTTTACCGCAAACCAACTTTGGTGACTCGCACAGTGGCAACGACGCAGCCAGCCAGATCGGCACCGCCGGCTACCTTCCTTCCAGCGAACTGCAGAACGTCTTGCAGATCATCGACAACGTAAACAAGCAGCTTGGTCGGCACACACTGAAGACCGGCATCAACTTCCAGCACATCCGTTTCTACGGTTTGCAGCCTCCCAATGGTCTCGGCTATCAGAACTTCACAGGAGCCTATACCGAAAACCCTGCTGATCTGAACGCGCACTACACCGGTTCGGGTCTTGCGGACTACCTGCTCGACGATATGAATAACTCAGGTCTGAGCACGGTAGCTCCCTTTACCGATCTGCGGTGGTACTACTCTGCCTTCGTGCAGGACGATTGGAAGGTAACTCCCAAGTTCACGCTCAATCTTGGCATTCGATGGGAATACACCCAGCCGATTCGCGAGCTACATAACGAGCAGGCGAACTTCGTCGGCAACTATGCTGGGATGAACCAGGGCACGGGTACGCTCTTGGTTCCGTCCTCGCAGCAAAGCTTTCCTTTCTCGCCCACATTGATCAATACGTTGGCGGCGAACAACATTGCGATCCAGTACACCTCGAATGACTACCTTGTGAACCCTCGCAGGTATAACTTCGCTCCCCGCATCGGTCTTTCCTATCTGCTCGATCCGAAGACGGTGCTCCGCGCAGGCGGGGGTATCTTCTATGGCGGTCTCGAGAATATCGGTCTTGGTGTGAACCTCGCGTACAACGCTCCATTCTTCGTCAACGCCAGCTTCATTCCATCGCCTAACCAGTGCTACAACCTCAATGGTGCCGTTACCTGCCCGACGAACGGACAGACCCTGGAAACTGGCTTCGGCAATGCCGCAAGCAGTCCTGCGGCTCTTGCCAACGCGTCAGGCATCGGAACGATCTACTCTCAGGATCAGAATGCCAAGAGCGCCTATACCACGGCCTATAACCTGACCCTGCAGCACTCTTTCACCGATACGCTGACGTTCACGATTGGCTATCAGGGGAATGAGAGCAAGCACCTTCGCGCTACCTTTGACGCCAACACCTATCCGGGGTATGTGCCGGCCGGTGCGAATAGCCAACTCTATCAGCCGTTCCACGACTTTAGTGTGGTGGATGTAACGTCCGAGGGCATTGGACGATATGACTCCATGCAGGCCAAGCTCGAAAAACATGCCGGCCATGGACTGTACTTCCTGGCGGGCTACACCTGGGCTCACTGCCTTGACGATGCCTTCGGTCCTATTGGACAGAGCGCCGCAGGCGGGTACCGCAACCCCAATCTTCTGGGTATTCGTTATGACTATGGCGATTGCACTCAGGACGTTCACAATCGCGTCACGCTGAATGGCCAATACGATCTGCCCTTCGGTCGAGGTAAGCAGTTCCTGAACCAAAGCCGTTTGGCCGATGAAGTGGTTGGCGGATGGAAGACGAGTCTTATCTTCCAGGCGCAGAGCGGTAACCCGGTCTTCCTGACCTCCAGCAACCAGGGTTCGAGCTATCCCTACAAGATTGCCGATCCATTCACTCCGGGCGCACCTTACGGCTACAGCCCAACGGCTGCCGGTTCTTCGGCCAGCCCGCAGCAGGCTCAGTTCCAATGCGCGAGCAAGACACGCACGCTGCAGCAGTGGTTCAACCCCTGCTCCTATGTCAATCCGCCCGAGGTCGTTTCCTCAGGAGCAACCTCGGCGACCAACACCATCAATGCAGCTCAGGCTGGTCTCATTCCCTCTGGCCCCCGTGGCCGCGTAGGACTCTTTGGGCCTGGCTTCAATCGCGTGGACGTCTCACTGTTCAAGACGTTCGCTCTGCCTTTCCACAACGCGGCGTTCCAGCTTCGCGCGGATGGGTTCAACGTCCTGAATACTCCCTCGTTCGGCAATCCTGGAACCGGTCTTTCGGGTGGTTCCAGCCAGCAGATCACGAACACACGCTTCTCGGGCATCATCACGGATGCGCGTTCCATCCAGGTGGCGGGCCGTCTCACCTTCTAA
- a CDS encoding alpha-L-fucosidase: MNRSWTKKAVSGSLVRVASALLLISVPCPALLAQNAVDLKPTPQQTEWQDMEFGVILHFDTNTFLNQEWGDGTASPKVFNPTNFNPDQWMKAIKASGAKYVVMVAKHHDGFALWPTGQTDYSIKQSPWKDGKGDVVREVANAARANGLKFGIYLSPWDRHEPKYKDPAAYDKYYNAELEELVTNYGDLAEFWLDGAGSTGRTYNFPRIIETLRTYQPNTIVFADTSLFEYGDARWAGDESGKIEYQNWNVIDRHGYLRWRPVEVDTPLRKFHWFWHPNDEASLKSVDELIDSYENSVGHGGQWMLGVAPDNRGLLPDVDVARLRELGATITSRYGNGLLHPQMTTDANVAKALDDDASTFWSAPADSHSATLEVQLPHAMTFDHALTMEWLVEGQQVQQYSIDAFVDGTWKTVVSSYAIGHKKIDHFAPVKAQRVRLHILTSAGVARIRTFQIYSLDGAKVEAAR, from the coding sequence ATGAATCGTTCGTGGACCAAGAAGGCTGTTAGTGGAAGCCTGGTGCGGGTTGCCAGTGCCTTGTTGTTGATCTCTGTTCCGTGCCCGGCGCTATTGGCGCAGAACGCGGTTGACCTCAAGCCGACCCCGCAGCAGACCGAGTGGCAGGATATGGAGTTTGGCGTCATCCTGCACTTCGACACGAACACCTTCCTCAACCAGGAGTGGGGCGACGGAACAGCGAGCCCGAAGGTCTTCAACCCAACAAACTTCAATCCCGACCAGTGGATGAAGGCCATCAAGGCTTCAGGTGCGAAGTATGTGGTGATGGTAGCCAAGCATCACGATGGTTTTGCTCTCTGGCCGACGGGACAAACCGACTACAGCATCAAGCAAAGCCCCTGGAAAGATGGAAAAGGAGACGTTGTGCGCGAGGTGGCAAACGCCGCACGGGCCAACGGTCTGAAGTTCGGCATCTACCTTTCGCCGTGGGATCGCCACGAGCCGAAGTACAAGGATCCGGCAGCGTACGACAAGTACTACAACGCGGAGCTTGAAGAGTTGGTTACGAACTATGGCGACCTGGCCGAGTTCTGGCTGGATGGTGCAGGCAGCACCGGCAGGACCTACAACTTCCCACGCATCATCGAGACCCTGCGCACCTATCAGCCGAACACGATCGTGTTTGCAGATACTTCTCTGTTTGAGTACGGTGATGCACGCTGGGCCGGCGATGAGTCAGGCAAGATCGAATATCAGAACTGGAACGTCATCGATCGTCACGGGTATCTTCGCTGGCGTCCCGTCGAAGTAGATACACCGTTGCGCAAGTTCCACTGGTTCTGGCACCCGAATGATGAAGCCTCGCTGAAGAGCGTGGACGAGTTGATCGACAGCTACGAAAACTCGGTCGGCCACGGCGGCCAGTGGATGCTGGGCGTTGCTCCCGACAATCGCGGCTTGCTGCCGGATGTCGATGTCGCCCGGCTCCGCGAGCTCGGCGCAACCATCACCTCGCGCTACGGCAATGGATTGCTTCATCCGCAGATGACCACGGATGCCAACGTAGCCAAGGCCCTCGACGACGACGCGTCTACCTTCTGGAGCGCACCGGCTGACTCGCATTCAGCGACACTTGAAGTGCAGTTGCCGCATGCCATGACGTTTGACCACGCACTCACCATGGAGTGGCTCGTTGAAGGTCAGCAGGTGCAGCAATACAGCATCGATGCCTTCGTCGATGGCACATGGAAGACGGTAGTTTCGAGCTATGCGATCGGGCACAAGAAGATCGATCACTTTGCCCCGGTAAAGGCACAGCGAGTGAGACTGCATATCCTGACCAGTGCCGGCGTTGCACGCATTCGGACCTTTCAGATTTACTCATTGGATGGCGCGAAGGTAGAAGCGGCAAGATAG
- a CDS encoding glycoside hydrolase family 35 protein translates to MKNFSPAKKYFHKFLAITLLPLLSGAVRGQVATASAAPLTVGTSGFLLKDKPFRIVSGELEYARIPRPYWRDRLRKAHAMGLNAITIYVFWNIHEPTPEVYDFSGQNDVAEFVREAQQEGLYVILRPGPYVCAEWDLGGYPAWLLKDHEMKLRSLQPEFKAAATRWMLRLGQELTPLQASRGGPILAVQVENEYGSFGDDHEYMKWVHELVLQAGFGGSLLYTGDGADVLKQGTLPSVFAGIDFGTGDAARSIKLYKAFRPQTPVYVAEYWDGWFDHWGEKHQLTDAAKQETEIRSMLEQGDSISLYMVHGGTSFGWMNGANNDHDGYQPDVSSYDYDAPLDESGRPRPKYFRLRNIINEITNQTPIPVPDSPPLITVPAIHLDEAQSLWNTLPKAIESEAPLSMEDVDQSYGYILYRTKINGLGTGQLTFNELHSYARIYVDGKLAGVLDRRLGQKSLPLQITGTHRLDILVENSGRINFKPIIRTERAGALGQISFKGAALNHWSIYPLPFAPPPEKGYKKNVCTGPCFYHAEFSTPNPGDTFLNTEQLVKGVVWVNGHLLGRFWDIGPAGALYVPGVWLHQGKNELTVFDLNGGRNLQIEGQDHATYFEPKPESVTPVNTAPKP, encoded by the coding sequence ATGAAAAATTTTTCCCCTGCAAAAAAATATTTTCATAAGTTCCTCGCCATCACCCTTCTCCCCCTCCTTTCGGGTGCCGTGAGAGGCCAGGTCGCAACAGCCTCAGCAGCCCCCCTTACCGTGGGCACAAGCGGGTTTCTTCTCAAGGACAAACCCTTCCGTATCGTCTCGGGCGAGCTGGAGTACGCCCGAATCCCGCGACCGTACTGGCGCGACCGGCTGCGAAAAGCCCACGCCATGGGCCTCAATGCAATCACCATCTATGTTTTCTGGAACATCCATGAACCGACGCCGGAAGTCTACGACTTCTCCGGGCAGAACGACGTGGCGGAGTTTGTCCGTGAAGCGCAGCAAGAGGGCCTGTACGTCATCCTGCGGCCAGGGCCGTACGTTTGCGCGGAGTGGGATTTAGGCGGCTATCCCGCCTGGCTGCTGAAGGATCATGAGATGAAACTGCGTAGCCTGCAGCCGGAGTTCAAGGCAGCGGCAACACGCTGGATGCTTCGTCTGGGCCAGGAACTGACTCCCTTACAGGCAAGCCGAGGCGGCCCGATCCTCGCGGTGCAGGTCGAGAACGAGTACGGTTCCTTCGGCGACGATCACGAATACATGAAGTGGGTGCATGAGCTTGTGCTCCAGGCAGGCTTCGGAGGCTCCCTGCTCTATACCGGCGACGGAGCTGATGTGCTCAAACAGGGGACATTACCCAGCGTCTTCGCGGGCATTGATTTCGGCACAGGGGACGCAGCGCGCTCCATCAAACTGTATAAGGCGTTCCGGCCCCAAACACCTGTTTATGTCGCCGAATACTGGGACGGATGGTTCGACCACTGGGGCGAAAAGCACCAGCTTACGGATGCTGCCAAGCAAGAGACCGAGATCCGTTCCATGCTGGAGCAAGGGGACTCCATCAGCTTGTACATGGTGCATGGCGGCACGAGCTTCGGCTGGATGAACGGAGCCAACAACGATCACGATGGCTATCAGCCCGATGTCTCCAGCTACGATTACGACGCGCCTCTCGACGAGTCCGGCCGGCCTCGGCCCAAGTACTTTCGACTGCGCAACATCATCAACGAGATTACGAACCAGACGCCGATTCCGGTGCCAGACTCTCCTCCACTTATCACCGTTCCAGCGATCCATCTGGACGAGGCTCAGTCACTGTGGAACACACTGCCGAAGGCGATTGAGTCAGAGGCTCCGTTGTCCATGGAGGACGTAGACCAGAGCTATGGCTACATTCTCTACCGGACAAAGATCAATGGCTTGGGTACCGGTCAGCTTACCTTCAACGAGCTACACAGCTACGCAAGAATTTACGTGGATGGAAAGCTCGCAGGCGTGCTGGACCGCCGCCTTGGACAGAAGAGCCTTCCGCTACAGATAACCGGAACCCATCGCCTCGACATCCTCGTAGAGAACTCCGGGCGCATCAACTTCAAACCGATCATCCGCACCGAGCGCGCCGGCGCTCTCGGCCAGATCTCCTTCAAGGGTGCAGCGCTCAACCACTGGAGCATCTATCCCCTGCCCTTTGCTCCACCGCCGGAAAAGGGCTACAAGAAGAATGTTTGTACGGGCCCCTGCTTCTACCATGCGGAGTTCTCCACCCCGAACCCCGGGGACACATTCCTCAATACCGAGCAGCTCGTTAAGGGCGTGGTGTGGGTGAATGGACATCTCCTCGGCAGGTTCTGGGATATTGGACCGGCCGGCGCTTTGTACGTTCCGGGGGTGTGGCTCCATCAAGGGAAAAACGAGCTTACCGTGTTCGACCTCAACGGAGGGCGTAATCTGCAGATCGAAGGTCAGGACCACGCTACCTACTTTGAGCCAAAACCTGAATCCGTCACCCCGGTTAACACTGCTCCCAAACCCTAG